A single Vicinamibacteria bacterium DNA region contains:
- a CDS encoding septum formation initiator family protein: protein MANRDDRGRSEVGLRKKAATLGSIIALIALLVGSLFGDRGILHLVAQRERAESLRREIEDLRAENGRLAAEITGLKTDPRAIERLAREELGLARPGETVFLIPEEDPSDRP from the coding sequence TTGGCGAACAGAGATGACCGGGGTCGGAGCGAGGTCGGGCTCCGCAAGAAGGCGGCTACCCTAGGCTCCATCATCGCCCTGATCGCCCTCCTCGTGGGCTCCCTCTTCGGCGACCGTGGAATCCTGCACCTCGTCGCCCAGAGAGAGCGGGCGGAGTCGCTGCGGCGGGAGATCGAGGATCTGCGCGCGGAGAACGGACGCTTGGCGGCCGAGATTACAGGCCTCAAGACCGATCCTCGCGCCATCGAGCGCCTCGCCCGCGAGGAGCTGGGGCTGGCCCGTCCGGGCGAGACCGTCTTCCTCATCCCCGAGGAGGACCCCTCCGACCGTCCCTGA
- a CDS encoding DUF6788 family protein, whose product MTNPEAIRRRVRLQLLEQRLLVEKLLRLREQLQGSLFARYGVCGKENCVCRQGRKHGPYYVLSTRSGGKGGFSYLKGRRARAARTLVRSHRAFREGLRRLKRVNAQLVDLLRRYQEAMAHRGERQMGIASSAQ is encoded by the coding sequence GTGACCAACCCAGAGGCGATACGGAGGCGGGTCCGGCTGCAGCTGCTGGAGCAGAGGCTCCTAGTGGAGAAGCTGCTGCGCCTGCGCGAGCAGCTTCAGGGCTCGCTCTTCGCCCGCTACGGGGTCTGCGGCAAGGAGAACTGCGTCTGCCGCCAGGGCCGCAAACATGGCCCCTACTACGTGCTCTCCACTCGCAGCGGCGGGAAGGGTGGCTTCTCCTATCTAAAAGGCCGCCGGGCGCGAGCGGCCCGTACCCTGGTGCGGAGCCACCGGGCCTTCCGGGAGGGACTGCGCCGTCTCAAGAGGGTCAACGCCCAGCTCGTCGACCTTCTTCGGCGCTATCAGGAAGCCATGGCACACCGGGGGGAGCGACAGATGGGAATTGCGTCCTCCGCACAGTAG
- a CDS encoding EVE domain-containing protein codes for MMAAKGAAMWLLKTEPSTYSYADLERDGKATWDGVKNPVALKNLRAMQVGERAVVYHTGNEKAAVGWAEVTRAAYPDPKAKDPRLVVVDLKPGGRLARPVTLAELKTLAAFAGSPLVRQGRLSVVPLTTAQVQAIEARSRG; via the coding sequence ATGATGGCCGCGAAGGGGGCGGCGATGTGGCTGCTGAAGACGGAACCGTCGACCTACAGCTATGCGGACTTGGAGCGCGATGGGAAGGCGACCTGGGACGGGGTCAAGAACCCGGTCGCCCTCAAGAACCTTCGCGCGATGCAGGTGGGGGAGCGGGCGGTCGTCTACCACACGGGGAACGAAAAGGCGGCCGTGGGCTGGGCGGAGGTGACGCGCGCCGCCTATCCCGACCCCAAGGCGAAGGACCCGCGGCTGGTGGTGGTGGACCTGAAGCCCGGGGGACGGCTTGCCCGGCCGGTAACCCTGGCCGAGCTCAAGACGCTGGCCGCTTTCGCGGGCAGCCCCCTCGTGCGCCAGGGGCGACTATCGGTTGTGCCCCTCACCACGGCCCAGGTCCAGGCCATCGAGGCGCGGAGCCGCGGGTGA
- the cutA gene encoding divalent-cation tolerance protein CutA, which produces MVVLSTVAKPEDAEGIARVLVERGLAACVNIIPGVVSFYRWKGAVERDEERLLLIKTRADRFEALRAALVSLHPYDVPEAIGIPVEAGHRPYLDWLDESVR; this is translated from the coding sequence ATGGTCGTGCTCTCCACCGTGGCCAAGCCCGAGGACGCAGAGGGAATCGCGCGGGTGCTGGTGGAACGCGGCTTGGCCGCGTGCGTGAACATCATTCCCGGCGTAGTGTCCTTCTACCGCTGGAAAGGGGCGGTGGAGCGCGATGAGGAGCGCCTCCTCCTCATCAAGACCCGAGCCGACCGCTTCGAGGCGCTGCGGGCAGCGCTGGTGTCGCTTCACCCCTACGACGTTCCGGAGGCGATTGGAATCCCCGTCGAGGCCGGGCATCGCCCCTACCTGGACTGGCTGGACGAGAGCGTCCGCTAG
- a CDS encoding TylF/MycF/NovP-related O-methyltransferase: MLRTALLVLVAGVSAFALGHSAKKCEENVVRYEPFPCTLSPSARVAGPNGLYLDLMKLSLTDLLYETDQATRAAVAEGRNWPSRGLTMIGVKRLENVQMLMDKVMTDGVPGDFIEAGAWRGGACIFMRAVLEARGVKDRRVWVADSFEGLPVPRSVLPEERSMAVSLEVVQDNFRRYGLLDDQVKFLKGWFKDTLPKAPIGKLAVLRVDADLYESTRDALTLLYDKVSPGGYVIIDDYGYYQPCAKAVEEFRSQRGISAPVIKIDWTGVYWQKPGKDAASS; encoded by the coding sequence TTGCTGAGAACAGCGCTTCTCGTACTTGTGGCGGGCGTGAGTGCCTTCGCCCTCGGCCACTCCGCGAAGAAATGCGAAGAGAACGTCGTTCGGTATGAGCCCTTCCCCTGCACGCTGTCGCCCAGCGCCCGGGTCGCGGGCCCCAATGGTCTATACCTCGATCTCATGAAGCTCAGCCTCACCGATCTGCTCTACGAGACGGATCAAGCCACGCGCGCCGCGGTTGCGGAGGGCAGGAACTGGCCCTCCCGAGGGCTCACCATGATCGGCGTGAAGCGCCTTGAGAATGTGCAGATGCTGATGGACAAGGTCATGACCGACGGCGTACCCGGCGATTTCATCGAGGCGGGGGCGTGGAGAGGCGGCGCCTGCATCTTCATGCGAGCGGTGCTGGAAGCGCGCGGGGTCAAGGATCGGCGGGTCTGGGTCGCCGACTCTTTCGAGGGCCTGCCGGTGCCGCGCTCCGTCCTGCCCGAAGAGAGATCCATGGCCGTGTCCCTTGAGGTTGTCCAGGACAATTTCCGACGTTATGGGCTGCTCGATGACCAGGTAAAGTTCCTAAAGGGCTGGTTCAAGGACACCCTGCCCAAGGCGCCGATCGGGAAGCTGGCCGTGCTTCGTGTGGATGCGGACCTTTACGAGTCGACGAGAGATGCGCTGACCTTGCTGTATGACAAAGTCTCCCCCGGTGGGTATGTCATCATCGACGACTATGGCTACTACCAGCCCTGCGCGAAGGCGGTCGAGGAGTTCCGGAGCCAGCGGGGCATCAGCGCGCCCGTGATCAAAATCGACTGGACGGGCGTCTACTGGCAGAAGCCGGGGAAGGACGCGGCGAGCAGTTGA
- a CDS encoding glycosyltransferase family 2 protein encodes MLASAKREGWTSLDVVIPIWNEEEALPLLIERLNSVFTPRRLADSRIRSVRYLIIDDGSRDRSAEILGREIERGLPAVLYRFSRNFGHQSAVTAGIDHSVADAVVVMDADLQDPPELIPAMVERWREGHDVVYGQRRRRKENLVKVLCYGAFYRLVALLSEINVPLDSGDFCLMDRRVVRAISALPERLRFPRGLRAWVGFRQTGIEYDRPRRQAGKSKYNFARLYRLATDGVASSSIRPLKLAQVFSVSYVLLTLLLGLLLLLQQSVGTNLKIPPVVLVGYLLIVIGNLVQVLCIYILGAYVGRTYLEVKGRPPYVLMEVLGDPHHPPPPPTKPDV; translated from the coding sequence TTGCTCGCGTCCGCCAAGCGAGAGGGGTGGACCAGCCTCGACGTGGTCATACCCATCTGGAACGAGGAGGAAGCCTTGCCCCTCCTCATCGAGCGTCTCAACTCCGTCTTCACGCCGCGAAGGCTCGCCGACAGCCGGATCCGTAGCGTGCGCTACCTGATCATCGACGACGGTAGCCGGGACCGTTCGGCGGAAATCCTCGGGCGGGAGATCGAGCGTGGCCTGCCCGCGGTTCTCTACCGCTTCTCGAGGAACTTCGGTCACCAGAGCGCGGTCACGGCCGGAATCGACCATTCGGTCGCGGACGCGGTCGTGGTCATGGATGCGGACCTCCAGGACCCCCCGGAGCTGATTCCGGCCATGGTCGAGAGGTGGAGGGAGGGGCACGACGTCGTTTACGGCCAGCGCCGGCGGAGGAAAGAGAACCTCGTCAAAGTCCTTTGCTATGGCGCCTTCTATCGACTGGTCGCCCTGCTGTCGGAGATCAACGTGCCCTTGGACAGCGGGGACTTCTGCCTCATGGACCGGCGGGTCGTGCGCGCCATTTCCGCCCTCCCGGAGAGACTCCGCTTTCCCCGAGGGCTGCGGGCGTGGGTCGGCTTCCGGCAGACGGGGATCGAGTATGACCGCCCGCGCCGGCAGGCCGGCAAGAGCAAGTACAACTTCGCCCGCCTTTACCGACTGGCCACGGACGGGGTGGCGTCCTCGAGCATTCGCCCCTTGAAGCTGGCCCAGGTGTTCAGCGTCTCCTACGTCTTGCTCACACTTCTGTTGGGTCTGCTCCTTCTCTTGCAACAGTCGGTGGGCACGAACCTCAAGATCCCCCCCGTGGTCCTCGTGGGCTACCTGCTGATCGTCATCGGCAACCTCGTTCAGGTCCTCTGCATTTACATCCTTGGCGCATACGTGGGGCGGACCTACCTGGAAGTCAAGGGCCGTCCTCCCTACGTCCTCATGGAGGTCCTCGGCGACCCGCACCACCCCCCTCCGCCCCCCACCAAGCCCGATGTCTGA
- a CDS encoding methyltransferase domain-containing protein, whose translation MSDLPGAPGSQEPGPVRHVSPAREQAFPEEWYELTSPSHFWFQWRLAATLRLIREVGIPTDRPLKALEIGGGTGVLRDQLEARTSWVVDMTDLQLEALRLARQGRGQNLYYDILEERAPFLDAYDVIILFDVLEHIEATGPFLRSTLRHLKRGGYLLLNVPALQGLYGAYDWAAGHVRRYDKRSLRAEFARLDLQVCALRYWGVVLLPLLLTRKLLLRRSATQAETIRTGFQPPGDLTHLVLRGLMRVETSLWPNPPVGTSLLLAGRRLGDGGA comes from the coding sequence ATGTCTGATCTCCCGGGGGCTCCCGGGAGCCAAGAGCCCGGTCCGGTCCGGCACGTCTCCCCCGCCCGGGAACAGGCCTTCCCCGAGGAATGGTACGAGCTGACCTCGCCGAGCCACTTCTGGTTTCAGTGGCGGCTGGCCGCTACCCTCCGACTGATCCGCGAGGTGGGGATCCCGACCGATCGTCCCCTCAAGGCCTTGGAGATCGGCGGTGGCACCGGCGTGCTCCGAGACCAGCTCGAGGCGAGGACGAGCTGGGTGGTGGACATGACCGATCTTCAGCTTGAGGCCTTGCGCCTCGCGCGCCAGGGGCGCGGCCAGAACCTCTACTACGACATCCTGGAGGAGAGGGCACCCTTCCTCGACGCCTACGATGTCATCATCCTCTTCGATGTTCTCGAACACATCGAAGCCACCGGCCCTTTCCTGCGTTCGACCCTGCGGCACCTCAAGAGGGGCGGGTATCTCCTCCTGAACGTCCCGGCCCTGCAGGGCCTGTACGGCGCCTACGACTGGGCGGCCGGGCACGTGCGCCGATACGACAAGCGCAGCTTGAGGGCAGAGTTTGCCCGCCTGGACCTCCAAGTCTGCGCGTTGCGCTACTGGGGAGTGGTCCTGCTCCCCCTCCTCCTCACGAGAAAGCTGCTGCTGCGGCGGAGCGCCACCCAGGCGGAGACGATTCGAACGGGCTTTCAGCCCCCCGGGGACCTCACCCACCTCGTGCTCCGCGGCCTCATGCGGGTGGAGACGAGCCTCTGGCCAAACCCACCGGTCGGGACGTCTCTCCTCCTCGCGGGCCGACGGCTGGGGGACGGCGGCGCCTAG